In Chitinophaga sp. HK235, a single window of DNA contains:
- a CDS encoding ABC transporter ATP-binding protein — MNTILKIDRLSHRYSSAWAIRDINLEIGHTGVIGLLGSNGAGKSTTMNIICGVLNQTEGQVYVNGKDIRKEPELAKKEIGFLPQNPPVYTDLTVDEYLQYSAQLRLVEKSKIRKAVEEAKERCGISHFSTRLIRNLSGGYRQRVGIAQAIIHKPKLVVMDEPTNGLDPNQLIEARKLIREIAQEHTVLLSSHILSEIHLLCREIVMIEGGRVIFSDTMDAFNNYVQPHSVLAHMENMPPASELQKISGVSKVEILNDTQVRIYFEGDQEITERIITASVQEGWRLREISLDKGLLDDIFKQLSIQSLQ, encoded by the coding sequence ATGAACACTATATTAAAAATCGACCGGCTATCCCACCGGTACAGCAGTGCCTGGGCCATCCGCGATATTAACCTGGAAATAGGCCATACTGGCGTAATCGGGCTGTTGGGCTCCAATGGCGCCGGTAAGTCTACGACCATGAATATCATCTGCGGTGTGCTGAATCAAACCGAAGGCCAGGTATATGTGAATGGTAAAGACATCAGGAAAGAACCGGAGCTGGCCAAAAAAGAAATCGGGTTTCTGCCACAGAACCCGCCCGTATACACTGATCTCACCGTGGACGAATACCTGCAGTACAGCGCACAGCTGCGGCTCGTGGAAAAAAGTAAAATCCGCAAAGCCGTGGAAGAAGCTAAAGAACGTTGTGGTATCTCCCATTTCAGTACCCGCCTGATACGCAATCTGTCAGGAGGTTACCGCCAGCGTGTAGGCATTGCACAGGCTATCATCCATAAACCCAAACTAGTGGTGATGGACGAACCTACCAATGGTCTCGATCCCAATCAGCTGATAGAAGCACGTAAACTGATCCGCGAAATAGCCCAGGAGCATACCGTGCTGCTGTCGTCTCACATCCTCTCTGAGATACACCTGCTGTGCCGGGAGATCGTGATGATAGAGGGAGGAAGGGTTATCTTCTCTGATACCATGGATGCTTTCAACAACTACGTACAACCGCATAGTGTGCTGGCACATATGGAAAATATGCCGCCTGCTTCCGAACTGCAGAAGATCAGCGGCGTATCGAAGGTGGAAATCCTGAATGATACCCAGGTACGCATTTATTTCGAAGGTGATCAGGAAATCACCGAAAGGATTATTACCGCCAGCGTGCAGGAGGGATGGCGTCTCCGGGAAATCAGTCTCGACAAAGGTTTGCTCGATGATATTTTCAAGCAATTATCTATTCAATCGCTCCAATAA
- a CDS encoding S41 family peptidase, with product MKKLLIFGAGAMLALSCLHTSAQEKKLASLTKEDFIADFRLAVDILKKQHPNPYKFTDSLTFERSVDSLLKVMGKESDMLACLQYSPVYLVRDVHTSLRLSNDHSRELYASMRFFPFPVVIERGKIFVNIKGAAIPFGAEITSINNTPAKDVLRSLATSAYSDGFITTGMDRLYPDFQVVFSLQSPHQVTYPVTYLAPGSKESRKVSLTASNPTETYHATRQSVFPFNLLQRAYYIYNNYFDDSQTGLLTVNTFAINEADAYKEFSEFFREVKKRNYKQVIIDIRSNGGGNPAISALLYSFLADAPFRNVYNYRTRTIDIAYPEYAVADNGRRLSDEDIQSNRNFLYQRFDKDSSGFYVGNARLKEGQLENFPPDKDAFHGKVYVLTGGGTVSAATYFASLVQKNKRGEVIGKETGSGEAATTAAWFRNYLLPRTKCVLTVPLSELYFFNATKDNGRGIIPDREVPMDKFIGYTQADKDPEITYTLELIEAAHKASR from the coding sequence ATGAAGAAGTTGTTGATATTTGGCGCCGGCGCCATGCTGGCACTGTCATGCCTGCACACATCGGCCCAGGAGAAAAAACTGGCCAGTCTCACCAAAGAAGACTTTATAGCCGATTTCAGACTCGCCGTAGACATCCTGAAAAAACAACACCCCAATCCTTATAAGTTCACCGATTCGCTCACTTTTGAACGCTCGGTTGATTCACTCTTAAAGGTAATGGGTAAAGAGTCGGATATGCTGGCCTGCCTGCAGTATTCGCCTGTCTATCTGGTGAGAGACGTGCATACCAGTCTCCGGCTCTCTAATGACCATTCCCGTGAACTATATGCCAGTATGCGGTTCTTCCCGTTCCCGGTTGTGATTGAGCGGGGAAAGATCTTTGTCAATATAAAAGGTGCTGCCATTCCTTTTGGTGCTGAGATCACCAGTATCAACAATACACCGGCAAAGGATGTACTCCGTAGTCTGGCTACTTCAGCTTACAGCGACGGCTTCATTACCACCGGTATGGACAGGCTGTATCCTGATTTTCAGGTGGTCTTCAGTTTGCAGTCGCCCCACCAGGTAACCTATCCGGTAACCTATCTGGCCCCCGGCAGCAAAGAGTCCCGTAAGGTAAGCCTCACCGCTTCCAATCCTACAGAAACCTATCATGCTACCCGGCAGTCTGTTTTTCCGTTCAATCTGCTGCAGCGCGCCTACTATATTTACAACAACTACTTCGATGACTCACAGACAGGACTGTTGACTGTCAATACCTTTGCTATCAACGAAGCAGATGCCTATAAAGAGTTCAGCGAGTTTTTCCGCGAAGTGAAAAAACGCAACTACAAACAGGTGATCATTGACATTCGCAGCAATGGTGGTGGTAATCCGGCTATCTCAGCCCTGCTGTATTCTTTCCTGGCGGACGCTCCTTTCCGGAATGTATACAACTACCGCACCCGCACCATCGATATCGCCTATCCGGAATATGCAGTGGCGGATAACGGCAGAAGGCTGTCTGATGAAGATATCCAGAGCAACCGGAATTTCCTGTACCAGCGCTTCGATAAAGACAGCTCCGGCTTTTATGTAGGCAACGCCCGGCTGAAAGAAGGGCAGCTGGAGAATTTCCCGCCGGATAAAGACGCCTTCCACGGAAAAGTATATGTGCTGACCGGCGGTGGTACTGTTTCTGCAGCTACCTACTTTGCTTCGCTGGTACAGAAAAACAAAAGGGGAGAAGTGATCGGTAAGGAAACCGGTAGTGGAGAAGCCGCCACCACAGCCGCCTGGTTTAGGAACTATCTGTTGCCACGTACCAAATGTGTACTTACAGTACCGTTGTCCGAACTCTACTTCTTTAATGCCACCAAAGATAATGGCCGCGGTATCATCCCTGACCGGGAAGTACCGATGGATAAATTTATCGGCTATACGCAGGCAGATAAAGATCCGGAGATCACTTATACACTGGAGCTGATTGAAGCAGCACACAAAGCCTCACGATAA
- a CDS encoding DNA mismatch repair protein, with amino-acid sequence MSFSIDRQTMDELNLLGKFRHGSVYHLFNQVKTRGGERLLDGMFQAPLENAAAINERSSIFRFFQEAKLAFPFDVPQLTLMREYLDNGGKSSALLTLADMLIKKGLSALARDERYRASVQGLQATIVTVKRCYAFVETLAVLQGPYAARVASIRQVLADKQLERLCNMDIYKALPVKTLAFYDHLLKNRLHKEMEDLLLFIAELDVYIAVSEVARTKGFNYAQASPSEKNSLSVNGLYHPCIEKAIGNDIVMQEGSNVLFLTGANMAGKSTLMKSVGIGMYLAHMGFPVAAAQFSFSVREGLYSSINVSDNISLGYSHFYAEVVRVKQAAEATASGKRLLLMFDELFKGTNVKDAYDGTLAVTEAFAAYSGCLFIVSTHIIEVGEALKKHGNIRFRYLPTVMEGSRPRYTYKLEEGITEDRQGMMIIRNEGILELIGS; translated from the coding sequence ATGAGTTTTAGTATAGACAGGCAAACAATGGATGAACTGAACCTGCTGGGGAAATTCCGGCATGGTTCAGTGTACCATTTGTTCAACCAGGTGAAGACAAGAGGAGGGGAGCGTTTGCTGGACGGGATGTTCCAGGCTCCGCTGGAAAATGCGGCTGCCATCAATGAGCGGAGCAGTATTTTCCGCTTTTTCCAGGAGGCAAAGCTGGCATTCCCTTTTGATGTGCCGCAGCTGACCCTCATGCGGGAATACCTGGATAATGGCGGCAAAAGCAGTGCATTGCTGACACTGGCAGATATGCTTATCAAAAAAGGTCTTTCTGCCCTGGCCCGTGATGAACGCTACCGCGCCAGTGTACAGGGATTGCAGGCCACTATCGTAACTGTAAAAAGATGTTATGCCTTTGTGGAAACACTGGCTGTTTTACAGGGGCCTTATGCTGCCAGGGTGGCCTCCATCCGGCAGGTGCTGGCAGACAAACAGCTGGAGCGTTTGTGCAATATGGACATCTATAAGGCATTACCGGTGAAAACACTGGCCTTCTATGATCATCTGCTCAAAAACAGACTCCATAAGGAAATGGAGGACCTGCTGCTGTTCATTGCTGAACTCGACGTATACATTGCCGTTAGTGAGGTGGCCCGCACCAAAGGGTTTAACTACGCACAGGCATCTCCCTCTGAAAAAAACAGTTTGTCGGTCAACGGCCTGTATCATCCCTGCATAGAAAAAGCCATCGGCAATGATATTGTCATGCAGGAAGGCAGTAATGTACTGTTCCTGACAGGAGCCAATATGGCCGGCAAGTCCACCCTGATGAAGTCAGTAGGCATTGGAATGTACCTGGCACATATGGGTTTCCCGGTGGCGGCCGCACAGTTTTCCTTCTCCGTAAGGGAAGGGCTGTATTCTTCCATCAACGTATCAGACAATATCAGCCTGGGATACAGCCATTTTTATGCAGAAGTGGTAAGGGTGAAACAGGCGGCAGAAGCCACCGCCAGCGGAAAACGCCTGCTGCTGATGTTTGACGAGCTGTTTAAAGGTACTAACGTAAAGGATGCTTATGATGGTACGCTGGCAGTTACAGAAGCGTTTGCAGCCTATTCCGGTTGTTTGTTCATCGTTTCCACCCACATCATAGAAGTGGGAGAAGCCCTGAAAAAACACGGCAATATCCGCTTCAGATATCTGCCTACCGTAATGGAGGGTAGCCGTCCACGTTATACCTACAAACTGGAAGAAGGTATCACAGAAGACCGCCAGGGGATGATGATCATCCGTAATGAAGGCATCCTGGAGCTGATCGGCTCATAG
- a CDS encoding RagB/SusD family nutrient uptake outer membrane protein, whose product MQYQKIITNTCRCLLLAVVFSSCKKLVSVPDPINTISTGQVFSSEKQANGAMAGIYTRMINADDNSQAATIGHTSFAAGMSTLLAGVSSDEMYNYQGAGDQQFYLPNTNKLTAYNAGFVFNIWSSAYTAIYGANAVIEGIAASTSSNLKDSVRRALTGEAKFVRAFSYFYLTNFYGDVPLALTTDFNKTCIMSRTPQQQIYQQLVADLKDAVATMPEAYPTSSNERVRPNRYAALALLARVYLYQKDYANAADAASGVINHTDLYQLEASLDNVFSPASREALWQLKPAGGFILNNALPEAYLSLPNPLHTGSPGFCLTDIQLKAFETGDKRFVSWVDSSQPIGAPNTPPPPLGYYSNKYKIGTANSSFGAPFNEYQTPLRLAEMYLIRAEAAANGGPGGMTSAISDLNIIRNRAGLPALPASLNQDQLLAAIAKERQTEFFAEWGHRWFDLKRTAKAHNVLSAIPLKQPWAGDFQLLYPIPPAEINVNHFLTQNPGY is encoded by the coding sequence ATGCAGTATCAAAAGATAATAACCAATACTTGCCGTTGCCTGTTGCTGGCAGTCGTGTTTTCTTCCTGTAAAAAACTGGTATCTGTTCCTGATCCTATCAATACTATCTCCACCGGTCAGGTGTTCAGTTCTGAAAAACAGGCCAACGGCGCCATGGCGGGGATTTATACCAGAATGATCAATGCAGATGACAATAGCCAGGCAGCCACTATCGGACATACCTCCTTCGCTGCTGGCATGTCTACCTTGCTGGCTGGAGTTTCCTCCGATGAAATGTATAATTACCAGGGAGCGGGTGATCAGCAATTCTATCTTCCCAATACCAATAAGCTCACCGCCTATAACGCCGGTTTCGTTTTTAACATATGGTCTTCAGCCTATACTGCCATATATGGTGCCAACGCAGTGATTGAAGGTATTGCCGCCTCTACCTCGTCTAACCTTAAGGATAGTGTGCGCAGGGCGCTGACAGGAGAAGCAAAGTTTGTACGCGCCTTTTCCTATTTCTATCTGACTAATTTTTATGGAGATGTGCCATTGGCACTGACTACGGATTTTAACAAAACATGCATTATGTCGAGGACACCGCAGCAGCAGATATATCAGCAGCTGGTAGCGGACCTCAAAGATGCCGTTGCCACCATGCCGGAAGCATATCCCACCAGCAGCAACGAAAGGGTGCGTCCTAACCGTTATGCCGCACTCGCCCTGCTGGCAAGGGTTTACCTTTATCAGAAAGATTATGCCAATGCAGCTGATGCTGCCTCCGGGGTTATCAATCATACAGACCTGTATCAGCTGGAAGCCAGTCTGGATAACGTGTTTTCACCCGCCAGCCGGGAAGCCCTCTGGCAGCTGAAACCCGCCGGCGGTTTTATACTGAATAATGCCCTGCCGGAAGCTTATTTGAGTTTGCCCAACCCGCTGCACACCGGTTCTCCCGGTTTCTGCCTGACGGATATACAGCTGAAAGCCTTTGAAACAGGAGATAAGCGTTTTGTATCCTGGGTAGACAGCTCCCAACCGATAGGAGCGCCCAACACACCTCCACCTCCGCTTGGTTATTATTCCAACAAATACAAAATAGGTACTGCTAACAGTAGTTTCGGTGCGCCATTCAATGAATATCAAACACCGCTGCGTCTGGCAGAAATGTATCTGATACGGGCGGAAGCCGCTGCCAACGGCGGTCCTGGCGGTATGACCAGTGCCATCAGCGATCTCAATATTATCCGTAACAGGGCGGGTCTGCCGGCTTTGCCTGCTTCCCTAAATCAGGATCAGCTGCTGGCGGCTATAGCCAAGGAAAGGCAGACTGAGTTTTTTGCAGAATGGGGACACCGCTGGTTTGATCTCAAGCGGACAGCCAAAGCACATAACGTGTTGTCTGCTATTCCGCTGAAACAGCCATGGGCCGGTGATTTCCAGCTGTTGTATCCAATACCACCTGCTGAGATCAATGTAAACCATTTCCTCACTCAAAATCCCGGATATTAA
- a CDS encoding DNA mismatch repair protein: MILQTDEQTIDDLRIFGKRDVSGIYDLYNHTHTRGGEACLEEMFRQPLSDKEEINRRSSIIAHFAQLQVAFPFDAALFDMAEKYLKNGDVLSKNTVQATLSEKDIYNGVTAVIGLLQHVHRFIEGPAVAGIAAYARERTEIALLLADPALEPALNEPMKGKLSYGAVTAYDLLFRTREKQKIIQLLGHVFFLDVYLSVAAVAVEKKFVFPKALDKGTGILKLDGVYHPGLKNPIGNNVSMNSDRNVIFLTGANMAGKSTFLRSLSTALYVAHMGFPVAARLMEFSVLDGIYTTINLPDNLGIGASHFYAEVLRVKKIAAALSSGKSLLVIFDELFRGTNVKDAHEATVAVTRAFAGKKNSKFVISSHIVEAGEQLQQSAGIGFLYLPTRMNGNVPEYTYTLEEGITDDRHGMIIIRNEGILDILQKGHK; this comes from the coding sequence ATGATATTACAAACAGACGAACAAACAATAGACGACCTCCGCATATTCGGCAAGCGGGATGTCAGCGGTATCTACGACCTGTACAACCATACCCACACCCGTGGTGGCGAAGCATGCCTCGAAGAGATGTTCCGTCAGCCGTTGTCGGATAAAGAGGAAATCAACCGGCGCAGCAGTATTATCGCGCATTTTGCGCAGCTGCAGGTAGCTTTCCCTTTTGATGCAGCCCTGTTTGATATGGCAGAGAAGTATCTGAAAAACGGGGATGTCCTCTCAAAAAATACGGTGCAGGCTACACTGAGTGAGAAAGATATTTACAACGGTGTTACCGCTGTGATAGGTTTGCTGCAGCATGTACACCGGTTCATCGAAGGGCCGGCAGTGGCGGGCATTGCAGCCTATGCCAGGGAGCGGACGGAAATAGCACTGTTGCTGGCCGACCCGGCACTGGAACCTGCATTGAACGAACCCATGAAGGGAAAATTATCCTATGGTGCTGTCACTGCTTATGATCTGTTGTTCAGAACACGTGAAAAACAAAAGATCATCCAGCTGCTGGGCCATGTGTTTTTTCTGGATGTATACCTGTCCGTAGCAGCGGTGGCTGTAGAGAAAAAATTCGTATTCCCGAAGGCGTTAGACAAAGGTACCGGTATCTTAAAACTCGACGGTGTTTATCATCCGGGCCTGAAAAACCCGATAGGTAACAATGTGTCGATGAACAGCGACCGGAACGTGATCTTTCTGACGGGTGCTAATATGGCCGGTAAGTCTACCTTCCTGCGTTCCCTGAGCACTGCATTGTATGTGGCGCATATGGGGTTCCCCGTAGCAGCCCGGCTGATGGAGTTCTCGGTACTGGATGGTATTTACACTACGATCAACCTGCCGGACAACCTGGGCATCGGCGCCAGCCACTTCTATGCGGAAGTGCTGCGGGTGAAAAAAATCGCCGCCGCCCTGAGCAGTGGCAAATCGCTGCTGGTCATATTTGACGAGCTTTTCCGGGGTACCAACGTAAAGGATGCTCATGAGGCAACGGTAGCGGTTACACGTGCATTTGCCGGAAAAAAGAACAGCAAGTTCGTCATCTCTTCCCATATCGTGGAAGCAGGGGAGCAGTTGCAGCAATCTGCCGGTATCGGCTTCCTGTATCTGCCCACCCGGATGAACGGAAATGTACCGGAATATACCTATACGCTGGAAGAAGGCATCACAGACGACCGTCATGGTATGATCATCATCCGCAACGAAGGTATACTGGACATCTTGCAAAAAGGACACAAATAG
- a CDS encoding Gldg family protein, whose translation MKMIFRIAKTELRTLFYSPVAWFLTIAFMVQCGVYYTYAILNIANWQDIAVRNNPKFKDFGISLTSGVFLGQDSIFANVLQNLYLFVPLLTMGLISREINNGTIRLLYSSPIKTREIVLGKYVAIMIYNLLLLGIVGVFMLMGVFSIYHADYGILLSAALGFYLLVCTYTAIGLFMSCLTNYQIVSAIGSFIIIFVLSRIGGLWQKYDIVRDLTYFLSISGRTTKMLRGLITTKDVIYFVMIMYMFVTFTLIKLKAGRESKPWFVTTARYLLVSVSVLLIGYVSSRPAFIGCWDTTATQKNTLHPNTQRILKELGDEPLEITLYTNLLGPGVQRGLPENRNDYLWSLWEPYLRFKPDIKFNYVYYYDTDDADSSLYKTWPGKTLQQIATQMAEGYDVKIAGFKTPAEMRRMVNLQPESYRLVMQLKYKGQTTFLRTFDDASFWPEEQQVAPAFKRLMQASLPKNIFLTGNLQRSIHKKGEREYMLHAIAKGLRSSLINLGFDADTLNADAREIPAGITSLVLADPKTELSPVATERISHYLQNGGNMMILGEPGKQQILNPLLKQLGVQLMNGTLIEVSKDEMPHMVKPYLTPAGTYLSQDPVLKAIRQLQEEGEDSLGILMPGATGIAVTDSSNYKPTTILTTFSGKAWMKVGTLVTDSLPPVLNLQEGDSKQSSYATIVSLTRQVNNKQQRVVVCGDADFMSNTRQGGGFLSIDLYSWMDEGAFPIFTPRPEARDTKLTISGTIANIEKIIFVWVLPVIVLLAGTILLLRRKRQ comes from the coding sequence ATGAAGATGATATTCAGGATTGCGAAAACAGAGCTTCGGACACTCTTTTATTCACCGGTGGCCTGGTTTTTAACAATCGCATTTATGGTGCAGTGTGGGGTGTATTATACCTACGCCATACTCAATATCGCCAACTGGCAGGACATAGCCGTCAGGAACAATCCTAAATTCAAGGACTTTGGTATCTCGCTGACCTCAGGGGTTTTTTTAGGGCAGGACAGCATTTTTGCCAATGTACTGCAAAACCTGTATCTGTTTGTTCCCTTGCTGACAATGGGTTTGATCAGCAGAGAAATCAACAATGGTACTATCCGGTTGTTATATTCTTCTCCCATCAAAACCCGGGAGATTGTACTTGGAAAATACGTGGCTATCATGATCTACAACCTGCTGCTGTTAGGCATTGTAGGCGTGTTTATGCTCATGGGTGTTTTCAGTATATACCATGCAGATTACGGAATATTGTTGTCTGCCGCACTGGGCTTCTATTTGCTGGTATGTACCTATACGGCCATCGGCTTGTTTATGTCCTGTCTCACCAATTACCAGATCGTATCAGCCATTGGCAGTTTTATCATCATCTTTGTGCTGAGCCGCATCGGTGGCTTGTGGCAGAAGTATGATATCGTGAGGGACCTGACTTATTTCCTTTCTATTTCCGGACGTACTACCAAGATGTTGAGAGGACTGATCACCACCAAGGATGTGATTTATTTTGTGATGATCATGTATATGTTTGTAACATTTACCCTGATCAAACTCAAGGCCGGTCGTGAATCCAAGCCCTGGTTTGTAACAACGGCCCGCTACCTGCTGGTGTCTGTATCCGTATTACTGATAGGTTATGTAAGCTCCCGTCCTGCCTTTATTGGCTGCTGGGATACTACCGCTACCCAAAAAAATACACTGCATCCCAATACACAACGGATATTAAAAGAGCTGGGTGACGAGCCGCTGGAGATCACGCTGTATACCAACCTGCTGGGACCAGGTGTACAACGTGGCCTGCCGGAAAATCGCAACGATTATCTGTGGAGTCTGTGGGAACCTTACCTGCGCTTCAAACCGGACATCAAATTCAACTACGTGTATTATTATGATACCGATGATGCAGATAGTTCCCTGTATAAAACCTGGCCGGGTAAAACCCTGCAGCAGATAGCCACCCAGATGGCAGAAGGATATGACGTGAAGATCGCTGGTTTTAAAACACCGGCAGAAATGCGCCGGATGGTCAACCTGCAGCCGGAAAGCTACCGGTTGGTGATGCAGCTGAAATACAAAGGACAGACCACTTTCCTGCGCACCTTTGATGATGCCTCATTCTGGCCGGAAGAGCAACAGGTGGCACCTGCCTTCAAACGCCTGATGCAGGCCTCGCTGCCTAAGAATATTTTCCTGACAGGTAATCTGCAACGCAGCATCCATAAAAAAGGTGAGCGCGAATACATGTTACATGCTATTGCAAAAGGGCTCCGTTCGTCGTTGATCAACCTGGGTTTTGATGCAGATACCCTGAATGCAGATGCCCGGGAAATACCTGCTGGTATTACCTCACTGGTGCTGGCAGATCCTAAGACAGAACTTAGTCCGGTAGCTACGGAAAGAATCAGTCATTACCTGCAGAACGGTGGTAATATGATGATACTGGGAGAGCCAGGCAAACAACAGATACTGAATCCGCTGTTGAAACAACTGGGTGTGCAACTCATGAATGGTACACTCATAGAAGTGTCCAAAGATGAAATGCCGCATATGGTAAAACCATATCTGACGCCTGCCGGTACTTACCTGTCGCAGGACCCTGTCCTCAAGGCCATCCGGCAGCTGCAGGAGGAAGGAGAAGACAGTCTGGGAATACTGATGCCAGGCGCCACAGGCATCGCTGTGACAGACAGCAGTAACTACAAACCTACCACTATCCTGACTACCTTCTCCGGAAAAGCATGGATGAAGGTAGGTACGCTGGTAACCGATTCTTTGCCGCCGGTGCTTAATCTGCAGGAAGGCGACAGTAAACAGTCTTCTTATGCCACCATTGTATCGCTGACCCGTCAGGTGAATAACAAACAACAGCGTGTAGTCGTATGCGGTGATGCCGATTTTATGAGCAACACCCGTCAGGGGGGAGGTTTTTTGAGCATAGACCTGTACAGCTGGATGGATGAGGGAGCCTTCCCCATCTTCACACCAAGGCCGGAGGCACGGGATACCAAACTGACGATCAGCGGCACCATAGCAAATATCGAGAAGATAATATTTGTATGGGTATTACCTGTTATCGTGCTGCTGGCCGGAACTATATTACTGCTACGTCGTAAAAGACAATAA
- a CDS encoding DUF4397 domain-containing protein, with protein MLSYKKCLRYLIPCLMVSLLMACAKDKVAPGTASLTIINAVPDSRPLVTNFNGGNPFDYYLAVQLDYKVPFNPLVNRFRSYSGSQPLWLYQYPDTTDKSTPLFKLTLDLPIGATRTLFLTGTVNTPDTVFTNDVLPYHPLGDSTTGLRFVNLSPGSAPVKVVIKNKTGDAEVSSLPFKGMTGFRNYPVNAALEDYVFEFRDAASNTLITSFTTNGIHYPLPGGVHQWVFRNWTLALVGLPGGTNGQEQTIMAFSY; from the coding sequence ATGCTTTCCTATAAAAAATGTCTACGTTACCTGATACCATGCCTGATGGTAAGCCTGCTGATGGCCTGCGCTAAAGATAAAGTGGCTCCCGGTACCGCATCCCTGACCATCATCAACGCCGTGCCAGACAGCCGTCCGCTGGTGACCAACTTCAATGGTGGAAATCCTTTTGATTATTATCTGGCTGTACAACTGGATTATAAGGTACCATTCAACCCGCTGGTCAACCGTTTCAGGTCCTATAGCGGCAGCCAGCCACTGTGGCTGTATCAGTATCCTGATACCACAGATAAAAGCACGCCGCTGTTCAAACTGACACTCGACCTCCCCATCGGTGCTACCCGTACACTGTTTTTAACCGGTACAGTCAATACACCGGATACCGTATTTACCAATGATGTATTGCCTTACCATCCTCTGGGTGACAGCACAACAGGATTACGGTTTGTGAACCTCTCTCCGGGCAGCGCTCCGGTAAAGGTGGTCATCAAAAATAAAACCGGCGACGCGGAAGTCAGCAGCCTCCCTTTCAAAGGCATGACGGGCTTCCGGAACTATCCTGTCAACGCTGCCCTCGAAGACTATGTATTTGAATTCAGAGATGCAGCCAGCAACACGCTGATCACCAGCTTTACAACAAATGGTATTCACTATCCGCTGCCGGGAGGCGTACATCAATGGGTGTTCAGAAACTGGACACTGGCGCTGGTAGGGCTGCCGGGAGGTACTAACGGACAGGAACAAACGATCATGGCCTTCTCCTATTAA